Proteins co-encoded in one Malus domestica chromosome 09, GDT2T_hap1 genomic window:
- the LOC114827134 gene encoding uncharacterized protein — protein MANLAKLDFVALDITRKNYLTWVVDAKIHLEAGNLRETIKEDNNASYQDWAKAMIFIHRHLDEGLKNEYLTIEDPLTLWMALKNRYNHQKKLILPRAHYEWTHLKIQGFKSVAEYNSAMFKISSQMKLCGETIIEEDMLEKTFITFHASNMFLQ, from the coding sequence atggcgaacttggcaaagcttgattttgttgctcTGGATATTACTAGGAAAAACTACCTTACCTGGGTAGTGGAtgccaagatccatctggaagcaggGAATCTTAGAGAAACCATCAAGGAGGATAACAATGCATCATATCAAGATTGGGCGAAGGCCATGATCTTTATCCATCGCCACCTTGACGAAGGACTAAAGAACGAGTACCTAACTATTGAGGATCCATTAACCCTCTGGATGGCACTGAAAAATAGATACAATCATCAGAAAAAGTTGATTCTTCCAAGGGCTCATTATGAGTGGACACACCTAAAGATCCAGGGTTTCAAGTCGgtggctgagtacaattctgcaATGTTCAAAATTAGCTCCCAGATGAAGCTCTGTGGGGAAACCATCATTGAGGAAGATatgctggaaaagactttcatcacatttcatgcCTCCAACATGTTCCTGCAATAG
- the LOC114827135 gene encoding protein neprosin-like: MANGINYTKVGGYFLIAAVASLIFVDCREIGTVQTKESLKHNKAVIKTIKGDGGHVIDCVDIYKQPALNHPLLINHTIELKPSSYPNGIEAISLEDELFQYWRQNGECPEGTIPIVRTQGVDHHRSKPRFNPKEIGSTPSTGHEYAQVGMYDGGYYGAQARLNVWNPASFNGEISITQTWIVGGQGQELSTLEAGWLVRSPDSQTRLFIFWTGDNYQGGCYNLDCPGFVQINSKVAIGYPITPISIYNGTQYDIFLSIYKNTVSGHWWLQVGNEAVGYWPDTIVPGLRGSAEIISWGGEIFNSKPEGHHTSTQMGSHHFPIEGFGRASYVRNIQYLDNSSQFKDAEHLRTYATNPKCYDVLVKDKTSNFGTHMYYGGPAFLNPFVMILQRDKSTECYVVKKLKVNSMMRGLWTLGNKIQIEFTKGNRYYNIGEGSRASNLTKDGFLWGKGESRQM; the protein is encoded by the exons atgGCAAATGGGATTAATTACACCAAAGTCGGAGGCTACTTTCTCATCGCAGCAGTGGCAAGTTTGATATTTGTTGATTGCAGAGAGATTGGAACAGTGCAAACTAAAGAGTCTCTGAAGCACAACAAAGCAGTCATCAAAACGATAAAG GGAGATGGCGGTCATGTGATAGATTGCGTTGATATCTATAAACAGCCAGCCCTTAATCACCCACTTCTCATAAATCACACCATAGAG CTGAAACCGAGTTCATATCCAAATGGAATTGAAGCCATAAGTCTTGAAGATGAGCTCTTTCAGTATTGGCGTCAGAATGGAGAGTGCCCCGAAGGAACAATCCCCATTGTACGAACACAGGGAGTTGATCATCATCGATCTAAACCACGGTTTAACCCTAAAGAAATTGGGTCCACTCCTTCAACTGGTCATGAG TATGCCCAGGTTGGTATGTACGATGGTGGATACTATGGAGCACAGGCAAGATTAAACGTATGGAACCCTGCATCGTTTAATGGAGAAATCAGTATAACCCAAACATGGATTGTGGGAGGCCAAGGACAAGAACTGAGCACTTTAGAAGCTGGCTGGCTT GTTAGATCGCCTGATAGCCAAACAAGGCTCTTCATATTTTGGACT GGTGATAATTACCAAGGTGGTTGCTACAATCTTGATTGTCCTGGTTTCGTCCAAATAAACAGCAAAGTTGCCATTGGCTATCCCATAACGCCTATTTCTATCTACAATGGGACTCAGTATGATATATTCTTAAGTATATACAAG AACACAGTGAGTGGACATTGGTGGCTTCAAGTTGGAAATGAGGCAGTTGGATATTGGCCGGACACCATCGTCCCAGGTTTAAGAGGCAGTGCTGAAATTATTAGTTGGGGTGGAGagattttcaattcaaaacctGAGGGTCATCACACATCAACTCAAATGGGAAGTCATCATTTTCCTATCGAAGGATTTGGTAGGGCAAGCTATGTCCGCAATATCCAATATTTGGATAACTCTTCACAGTTCAAAGATGCTGAACATCTTAGAACATATGCCACAAATCCTAAATGCTACGATGTACTTGTTAAAGACAAAACCTCAAACTTTGGAACCCATATGTATTATGGAGGTCCTG CATTTCTTAATCCATTTGTCATGATATTGCAAAGGGATAAGTCAACTGAATGCTACGTTGTAAAAAAGTTAAAAGTTAACTCGATG ATGAG GGGCTTGTGGACTTTGGGAAACAAAATACAAATAGAATTTACGAAAGGGAATCGATATTACAACATTGgggaaggtagcagagcttctaACTTGACAAAAGATGGCTTTCTATGGGGGAAGGGGGAATCTAGACAAATGTAG